GGACGGGTGCCGCGGCTGGGCCGCTCGCCACCGCGCGCGGGACGGGCGTTGCCGCCGCGACCGGGGACGCCGGCGCGGGCTGCAGCCTGGGCCTGGCGCTCGGCTCGGGAGCCGGCGACCTCGCCCTTGTAGATCCAGACCTTCACGCCGATGCGACCGAAGGTGGTCTTGGCCTCGTAGAAGCCGTAGTCGATGTCGGCACGCAGGGTGTGCAGGGGCACGCGGCCCTCGCGGTAGAACTCCGTGCGCGACATCTCGGCGCCGTTGAGCCGGCCCGAGCACTGGATCCGGATGCCCTTGGCACCGGAGCGCATGGTCGTCTGCATGGCCTTGCGCATCGCGCGGCGGAACTGCACCCGCCCGGCGAGCTGCTCGGCGACACCCTGGGCGACCAGCTGAGCATCCATCTCGGGGCTCTTGACCTCGAGGATGTTCAGCTGCACCTGCTTGCCGGTGAGCTTCTCGAGCTCGCCACGGATGCGGTCGGCCTCGGCGCCACGGCGACCGATGACGATGCCCGGGCGTGCGGTGTGGATGTCCACCCGCACACGGTCACGGGTGCGCTCGATCTCGACCTTGGAGATGCCGGCCCGCTCCATGCCCTTGCTGAGCAGCTTGCGGATGGCGACATCCTCGCCGACGTAGGACTTGTACAGCTTGTCCGCGTACCAGCGCGACTTGTGGTCGGTGCTGATTCCCAGACGGAAGCCGTTGGGGTTGATCTTCTGTCCCATCAGGCACTCTTTCCGTTCTTAGGGCCGCGCTTGGTGGACTTGGCGGCCACCACGTCGGCGGGCTGGACGACCAGGGTGATGTGGCTCGTGCGCTTGTTGATGCGCGTCGCCCGCCCCTGGGCCCGAGGGCGCCAGCGCTTCATGGTGGGACCCTCGTCGACCCTCGCGACCGAGATCACGAGGTCGGCGACTGCCAGGCCCTCGGTGGTCTCGGCGTTGGCGATGGCGCTCTCCAGGACCTTGTACACGGTCTCGGACGCGGCCTGGGGCGCGAACTGCAGCAGCGCCAGGGCCTCGTCGACGGCCATGCCGCGGACCATGTCCACGACCCGGCGAGCCTTCATCGGGGTGATGCGGGTGTAGCGGGCGGTGGCAAAGGCCCCCGGCTGGTCGCCGAGCAGCGACTCGCGGCGGGCACTCGTGCGCAGGCGCTCGGTGGTGCTCATCGGCGGCGTCCCTTCCGGTCTTCCTTGACGTGCCCGCGGTAGGTGCGGGTGGGGGCGAACTCGCCCAGCTTGTGACCGACCATCGAGTCGGTGACGAAGACCGGGACGTGCTTGCGACCGTCGTGCACGGCGATGGTGTGACCGATCATGTCGGGCACGATCATCGACCGGCGCGACCAGGTCTTGATGACGTTGTGGGAGCCCTTCTCGTTCTCCGCGTCCACCTTCTTCTGCAGGTGGCCGTCGATGAAGGGGCCCTTCTTCAGGCTGCGAGGCATGTCGTTTACTTCCTACCCTTGCCGGACTTGCGGCGACGGATGATCTGGGAGTCGCTGGCCTTGCGCTTGCGCGTACGGCCCTCGGGCTTGCCCCAAGGCGAAACCGGGTGACGTCCACCGGACGTCTTGCCCTCGCCACCACCGTGCGGGTGGTCGACGGGGTTCATGACGACACCTCGGACCGTGGGGCGCTTGCCCTTCCAGCGCATGCGCCCGGCCTTGCCCCAGTTGATGTTCGACTGCTCGGCGTTGCCGACCTCGCCGAGCGTGGCGCGGCAGCGCACGTCGACGAAGCGCATCTCGCCCGAGGGCAGGCGCAGCGTGGCGCGCGAGCCCTCACGGGCGACGAGCTGGGCGGAGATGCCGGCCGAGCGGGCGATCTTGGCCCCGCCCCCGGACGCATCTCCACGCAGTGGATCGTCGAACCGACCGGGATGTTGCGCAGCGGCAGGTTGTTGCCGGTCTTGATGTCAGCCCCGGTGCCCGACTCGATCACGGTGCCCTGCACCAGGCCGCGCGGCGCGATGATGTAGCGCTTCTCGCCGTCGGCGTAGTGCAGCAGCGCGATGCGCGCGGTGCGGTTGGGGTCGTACTCGATGTGGGCGACCTTCGCCGGGACGCCGTCCTTGTCGTAGCGACGGAAGTCGATGATCCGGTAAGCGCGCTTGTGACCGCCACCCTGGTGCCGGGTGGTGATCCGGCCCTGGTTGTTGCGGCCGCCCTTCTTGGGCAGCGGCACCGTCAGCGACTTCTCCGGCGTCGTGCGAGTGATCTCGACGAAGTCGGCGACCGACGAGCCGCGACGGCCCGGTGTGGTCGGCTTGTACTTGCGGATAGCCATGTGTGTTCAGTCCTCGTGTCGTCAGACCCGGTCAGGAGACCGGGCCCCCGAAGATGTCGATGCGGTGACCCTCAGCCAGGCTGACGATGGCGCGCTTGGTGTCCTTGCGCTTGCCCATCCCGTTGCGCGTGCGCCGGGTCTTGCCAGTGCGGTTGAGGGTGTTGACCGAGGTGACCTTCACGTTGAAGATCTTCTCGACCGCGATCTTGATCTCGGTCTTGTTGGCGTCGGGCCGCACGACGAACGTGTACTTGTTCGCGTCGAGCAGGCTGTAGCTCTTCTCGGAGACGACCGGGGCGAGCAGCACGTCGCGGTGGTCCTTGTGCAGGGTGCTCACTTCGCGGCCTCCTTGGTCGATCCGGCGTGGCCGGCGACGAACGCGTCGTACGCGCTCTTGCTGAACACGATGTCGTCGCACGCGAGCACGTCGTAGGTGTTGAGCTGGTCGACAGCCAGGATGTGCACCTCGGGCGCGTTGCGCAGCGAGAGCAGGGTCAGCTGGTCGGTGCGCTCGAGCACCACGAGGAACTTGCGTCGGTCGCTCAGCTCGGCCAGCGCGGTCAGGGCGACCTTGGTGGCGGGCTTGTCGCCCGTGACGAGCGAGTCCACGACGTGGATACGGCCGTTGCGCGCCCGGTCCGAGAGGGCACCGCGCAGGGCGGCGGCCTTCATCTTCTTGGGGGTGCGCTGGTCGTAGCTGCGCGGCTGCGGGCCGTGGACGACGCCGCCGCCGACGAACTGCGGAGCGCGGGTCGAGCCCTGACGGGCGCGGCCGGTGCCCTTCTGCTTGTAGGGCTTGCGTCCACCACCGCGCACCTCGGCGCGCGTCTTGGTGGAGTGCGTGCCCTGGCGGGCAGCAGCCTGCTGCGCGACGACGACCTGGTGGATCAACGGCACGTTGACCGCCACGTCGAAGATGTCGGCGGGCAGGTCGACCTTGACGGTCTTGACAGCCATGCTCAGGCCTCCTGGCTCTTCTTGGCGGCCGACCGCAGGACCACGAGACCGCCCTTGGGGCCGGGAACGGCACCCTTGAGCAGGATCAGGCCCTTGTCGAGGTCGACGGCGTGCACGGTGATGTTCTGGGTGGTGATGGTGTCGTTACCCATGCGACCGGCCATCCGCTTGCCCTTGAAGACACGGCCCGGCGTGGCGCAGGCGCCGATCGAACCGGGCTTGCGGTGGTTGCGGTGGGCACCGTGCGAGGCAGAGACACCGGCGAAGCCGTGACGCTTCATGACGCCGGCGAAGCCCTTGCCCTTGCTGGTGCCCGTCACGTCGATCTCCTCGCCAGCGGCGAAGGTGTCGACCGCGATCTCCTGGCCGACGGTGTAACCGCCGGCGGCAGAGGTGCGGATCTCGACCAGGTGACGGCGCGGGGTCAGACCCGCCTTGTCGAAGTGACCGGCGTCGGGCTTGTTCACCTTGCGCCCGTCGATCTCGCCGAACCCGATCTGCACGGCGTTGTAGCCGTCCACCTCGGGCGTGCGGATCTGGGTCACCACGTTGGTGTTCGCCGCGATCACGGTCACGGGGACGACACGGTTGTTGTCGTCCCAGAGCTGGGTCATGCCGAGCTTGGTGCCCAGCAGCCCCTTCAGGTTGTGTTCGATCGTCATGTCCTGGACCTCAGAGCTTGATCTCGATGTCGACGCCCGCAGGAAGGTCGAGCCGCATCAGCGAGTCGACGGTCTTCGGCGTGGGGTCGATGATGTCGATGAGGCGCTTGTGGGTGCGCATCTCGAAGTGCTCGCGGGAGTCCTTGTACTTGTGGGGCGAGCGGATGACGCAGTACACGTTCTTCTCGGTCGGCAGCGGCACCGGGCCGGCGACCTTCGCACCCGTACGGGTGACGGTGTCCACGATCTTGCGCGCCGAGGTGTCGATCACCTCGTGGTCATAGGCCTTGAGCCTGATGCGGATCTTCTGTCCCGCCATAGGTCTCTCTCGTCCTTCTACTCATCTGCCGCGTGCATGTCCGGGACTTCCTCGGGCTTGAGTCGGTCCCCCCGTTGCTTCTCATCCTGCCGCCGACCCCCGCGGTCGGGCGTGTCGCCCCCTGGACACATGATCCCGGGCGCAACACAAGACCGGGGGTCTTGCCTGCTTGTCATTCTTGGATGATGCCCGACGGTGTGTCGGGCTGACCGGTCTCCCCCCTGCTGTGCAGCAGGAGCGGTGCGACTGCACGCCGGACACCGAGCCACGATCCATCACGGGTGATGGGGAGACGCGATTCAGTAGTCAAGCCGTGCCGCACCCCGGCGACCCGCCGGAGCAACCTGAGCATCTTGGCAGATCCCCCCGACGTGGTCCAAATCGTGAGGAGATCTCAGGTCCGCGTGTACTCCAGGTCGACGATGTCGCGCCCGGCCTCGCGCCCCTTGCGCTCGAACTTCGTCACCGGACGCTCCTCCCACCGTGGCACCCGACCACCCAGCAGACCCGGCGCAGCGTCGACCACACCCATCATCTGCTCGGCGTAGTCGGCCCAGTCCGTGGCCAGGCGCCAACGACCGCCCACCTGGAGCCGCGAGGCCACGACGGCGGCGAAGTCCGCAGAGACCAGGCGCCGCTTGTGGTGCCGGGTCTTGGGCCACGGGTCGGGGAAGAAGGTCCACAGCTCACTGAGGCCCCCCTCGGGCAGCAGGTGCTCCAGGATCCAGGCCGCGTCCACGGAGCAGAAGCGCACGTTGGTCGCGCCGGCCGCGGCGACCTCCGCCAGGGAGGCAGCGATGCCGGGGCGCCACACCTCGAGTGCCAGGACGTTCACGTCCGGCCGCGCCGCGGCCAGCACGCCGGTCGCCTCGCCGACGCCGCACCCGATCTCCACGACCAGCGGCGCCCGGCGCCCGAACCAGGACGCCACGTCGACACCGGGTTCGTCCACGAGCTCGTCGGGGACGAACCAGTCCTCCGCGTGAGCGTCCCAGGCCTCCTGCTGGCTGGGGGTGAACCGGCTGCCCCGGCGCGAGTAGCTGAGCACCTCTCGCATCCGTCGCCCGTCCTCGGTCAACGTCTGGTGGGGACGCGCGGGGCTCGCGCGGATCTGGCTGTGCATGCCTCCATCATCGGCGACCGGCCCGCGCGCACAGGAATCCGCGCGGGCCGCGGCGCGTCAGTGGGCCAGCGTGAGGCCGTCGCCGCCGATCGGGAGCAGCGTGCACGGCCGGTCCGCCACGTCACAGGCGTGCACGACCGTGGACCCGTCGACGGAGGAGACCACCAGGGCCGTGTCGTCGTCGGCCCAGGCCACGTCGACCACCCGCCCCGGGACCGGGAGGGCCTCCGGCTCCTCCCCCTGCCGCCAGATCAGCGCCTCCGCGGAGCCGCGCACGGCGTGCACCGAGACCAGCGCGTCGCCGTACGGCGAGAGGTGGCCGCTGCCCGGCACCTCGTCCACCAGCACCGCTGCCCCGGTGGCGACGTCGTAGACGCGCGTGATCGCGTCGCGGTCGACGACCGCCACGCGGTCGGCCCTGGCCGAGGACTCCCAGCCGTAGCCGTCACCGGCGGTCGGCACGGGGACCTCGCCGTCGACGCCCTTCAGGACCAGGTCGCCGTCCTGGGAGACCAGCGCGGCCCCGGTGCCCTGGGCCAGGTCGGCCAGGTAGCTGTTCACGGGCAGCGGGCGTGGCCCTGCGGTCCGGTCGGCCAACAGGTCGCGCACCACCAGCCTGCCCTCGAGGTCGATCCAGCCCAGCCAGCGCCCGTCGGCGGAGAGCCGGGCGCTCTGGACGGGACCTGCCACCTGTGCCTCCCCGGGCCGGAAGGTCCACCGGCCCTCCGGCCCCTCGTCCCCGGGCCGGGCGTCGAGGCGCTGCACCGTGCTCTCGGTGTCGACGACGTAGACACCCTCGTAGGTGGAACCGATGATCTCCTCCGCCACCACACCGAGGTCGCTGTCCTGTCCGTCGGGGTCGAGGGCGTGCAGCTGCCCGTCGAGCAGGTAGTAGACCGGCATCGCCAGGACCGCCGCCCGGCCCGCGGGCGGGACGGTCGTCTCGACGGTCCGCTCCCCCGCGGCGGGTCCGGTGGCGGCACCACCGGTGAACGGGACCCCGACGACGGCCACCAGGGCGACCGAGGCCGCGACGGCCAGGGTCGCCGTCCCGGCCCACCTCGCCCGCTGGGCGCGTCGCTCCTGCGCGACCTTGCGCTGCAGGGCCAACCGGTCGACCACGGGCACCGGGGTGCTCTCGCCGACGCTGTGCAGGGCTTCGCGGATGTCTGTGCTGCTCATGCCGGGTCCTCCGAGAGCTCGAGTGCGGGCAGCGCCGCGCGCAGCTGGCGCACGGCGTGGTGGGTCTGGCTCTTGACGGTGCCCTCGGAGCAGCCGAGCTCGTGGGCGGTCTGTGCGACGCTGAGGTCCTCGTAGTAGCGCAGCAC
This Nocardioides dokdonensis FR1436 DNA region includes the following protein-coding sequences:
- the rpsC gene encoding 30S ribosomal protein S3; its protein translation is MGQKINPNGFRLGISTDHKSRWYADKLYKSYVGEDVAIRKLLSKGMERAGISKVEIERTRDRVRVDIHTARPGIVIGRRGAEADRIRGELEKLTGKQVQLNILEVKSPEMDAQLVAQGVAEQLAGRVQFRRAMRKAMQTTMRSGAKGIRIQCSGRLNGAEMSRTEFYREGRVPLHTLRADIDYGFYEAKTTFGRIGVKVWIYKGEVAGSRAERQAQAAARAGVPGRGGNARPARGGERPSRGTRPVRSDREGAAPASTEAPAESAAPASTPADTTAGSEA
- the rplV gene encoding 50S ribosomal protein L22, translating into MSTTERLRTSARRESLLGDQPGAFATARYTRITPMKARRVVDMVRGMAVDEALALLQFAPQAASETVYKVLESAIANAETTEGLAVADLVISVARVDEGPTMKRWRPRAQGRATRINKRTSHITLVVQPADVVAAKSTKRGPKNGKSA
- the rpsS gene encoding 30S ribosomal protein S19, which produces MPRSLKKGPFIDGHLQKKVDAENEKGSHNVIKTWSRRSMIVPDMIGHTIAVHDGRKHVPVFVTDSMVGHKLGEFAPTRTYRGHVKEDRKGRRR
- the rplW gene encoding 50S ribosomal protein L23, whose product is MSTLHKDHRDVLLAPVVSEKSYSLLDANKYTFVVRPDANKTEIKIAVEKIFNVKVTSVNTLNRTGKTRRTRNGMGKRKDTKRAIVSLAEGHRIDIFGGPVS
- the rplC gene encoding 50S ribosomal protein L3; the encoded protein is MTIEHNLKGLLGTKLGMTQLWDDNNRVVPVTVIAANTNVVTQIRTPEVDGYNAVQIGFGEIDGRKVNKPDAGHFDKAGLTPRRHLVEIRTSAAGGYTVGQEIAVDTFAAGEEIDVTGTSKGKGFAGVMKRHGFAGVSASHGAHRNHRKPGSIGACATPGRVFKGKRMAGRMGNDTITTQNITVHAVDLDKGLILLKGAVPGPKGGLVVLRSAAKKSQEA
- the rpsJ gene encoding 30S ribosomal protein S10, whose amino-acid sequence is MAGQKIRIRLKAYDHEVIDTSARKIVDTVTRTGAKVAGPVPLPTEKNVYCVIRSPHKYKDSREHFEMRTHKRLIDIIDPTPKTVDSLMRLDLPAGVDIEIKL
- the trmB gene encoding tRNA (guanosine(46)-N7)-methyltransferase TrmB, which encodes MHSQIRASPARPHQTLTEDGRRMREVLSYSRRGSRFTPSQQEAWDAHAEDWFVPDELVDEPGVDVASWFGRRAPLVVEIGCGVGEATGVLAAARPDVNVLALEVWRPGIAASLAEVAAAGATNVRFCSVDAAWILEHLLPEGGLSELWTFFPDPWPKTRHHKRRLVSADFAAVVASRLQVGGRWRLATDWADYAEQMMGVVDAAPGLLGGRVPRWEERPVTKFERKGREAGRDIVDLEYTRT